A genomic window from Maylandia zebra isolate NMK-2024a linkage group LG20, Mzebra_GT3a, whole genome shotgun sequence includes:
- the ogg1 gene encoding N-glycosylase/DNA lyase — MAKHAVLSSGSKMWRSMSCSKSELRLDLTLACGQSFRWRETTEGHWTGVMGGRVWTLTQTDETLWYHVYNNQDKQKEGSDRKRRVGVSVLDKNTAEKRFKCAPEKEEDEPLAVSSVQNRELDEEMLRDYFQLDVRMGDLHKEWGAADCHFKHIAEVFKGVRMLRQDPTECLFSFICTSNNHISRIQGMVDRLCQALGSPLCQLDQTSYHDFPSLSALADSSIEARLRDLGFGYRARFIQQSAKQILDNHGPQWLEGLRSIPYLEARDALRTLPGVGTKVADCVCLMSLDKPEAVPVDTHVWQIAKRDYKYAANNGQKSITEKLNRDIGDFFRKLWGPYAGWAQSVLFCSDLKKFQSLKEMAHLKQPVKDEDGEEEKMPCKKTKVKTECTGTVGNLKAKPACHKKAKISVKKEPVM, encoded by the exons ATGGCCAAACATGCGGTGCTGTCATCTGGATCAAAAATGTGGAGGTCTATGTCTTGTTCGAAGTCCGAATTGCGTCTCGATCTCACTCTTGCGTGTGGACAATCCTTCCG ATGGAGGGAAACAACAGAAGGACACTGGACCGGTGTGATGGGAGGGCGTGTTTGGACTCTGACCCAAACAGATGAGACTCTTTGGTACCACGTGTACAACAACCAGGACAAGCAGAAGGAGGGAAGTGACAGGAAGAGAAGAGTTGGTGTTTCTGTCTTGGACAAAAATACAGCAGAGAAGAGATTCAAATGTGCTCCAGAGAAGGAAGAAGATGAGCCTTTGGCTGTTTCTTCAGTACAGAATAGAGAGCTGGACGAAGAGATGCTGAGAGATTACTTCCAGCTGGATGTGAGGATGGGGGACCTGCACAAGGAGTGGGGAGCAGCAGATTGTCACTTCAAACACATTGCAGAGGTCTTCAAAG GTGTGCGAATGCTGCGCCAGGACCCCACAGAATGCCTGTTTTCCTTCATTTGCACTTCCAACAACCACATCTCTCGGATTCAGGGCATGGTGGACAGACTGTGTCAGGCTCTGGGCTCACCCCTGTGCCAGCTTGATCAGACCTCATACCACGACTTTCCTTCCCTGTCTGCGCTTGCAG ACAGCAGCATAGAGGCACGTCTTAGGGATCTTGGTTTTGGATACAGGGCTCGGTTTATCCAGCAGAGTGCGAAGCAGATTCTGGACAACCATGGGCCTCAGTGGCTTGAAGGTTTACGCAGCATCCCATATCTAGAGGCCCGTGATGCTCTTCGCACTCTTCCTGGCGTTGGTACAAAG GTGGCAGACTGTGTATGTCTGATGTCCCTGGATAAGCCAGAGGCTGTACCTGTTGACACACATGTGTGGCAGATTGCTAAACGTGACTATAAATACGCTGCCAACAATGGACAGAAGAGTATCACAGAGAAACTAAACAGAGATATTG GAGATTTTTTTCGAAAGCTGTGGGGACCCTACGCTGGCTGGGCGCAGTCT gttttgttttgttcagacCTCAAGAAGTTCCAAAGCCTCAAAGAGATGGCACATCTAAAGCAACCAGTGAAAGAtgaagatggtgaagaggaaaaaATGCCATGCAAAAAGACTAAAGTAAAAACTGAATGTACAGGAACCGTGGGGAACTTGAAAGCCAAGCCAGCATGTCACAAGAAAGCAAAGATTTCTGTTAAGAAAGAGCCGGTAATGTGA